AATGACCCTGATTATGTGGACAAGTCTGGTCTCGTGAAGTTCTTCTTCGAAATGAAGCCGGATATGAATGGCGAATTGAGGGATGCTGATGGACGTCTCTACGGTACGGGTCCGTACATCGTAAAGACTGAAGTTGAACTTCGTTCCAAGCTTCGCTGCGTAGTTCCGCCGGTGGATGGAAATGCCAAGATTGGCGATGTGCTGAAGTCTAGCGACGAAATGATGAAGCGCTTCGGTTACAGACGCCCGGTGGTTCGCGGAAACGAAAAGTCCTCTTCTTCTAAGAAGGATTCTAAAAAAGGATCTTCTTCAAAGAAGAAAAAGTAAGGCGTAAAGCTTAGATTCAAATCCCGGTCCATCGACCGGGATTTCTATTTTTGTACAAAAAAGAGGTTATTACATGGGTATCGAAGAACGTTCTACTTTAGTATTTGCTAGTGGCGTCGGCCGGATTAAAGAAGAAAAGCCCAAGGCGAGCCGACCGCAGGGCGATGGAATCGTACGAATAACCCTGAAACGACTTGGGGGCGGTAAGATGGCGAGTGTTGTTTCTGGCATCCCCGTAGACGAAGATGAACTTAAGGATTTGGCCCGTGCGTTGAAGCAAAAGTGCGGTGTTGGCGGTTCCGTCAAGGATTTCAATATTGAAATCCAGGGCGATAAGCGAAATGTGTTAAAGGCTGAACTAGAAAAAAAAGGCTATACCGTCAAGCTTGCTGGCGGGTAATGTGTTTTGTGTCATCTTCTATAAAACTTCTTCACAAATTTTTTGCAAAAAAAGTAAATTTCTTGTAAGAAAAATAAATAGAGAGGTCTTATGTTTAAGCATCTGTCTTTGTCTTGTTTGCTACTTGCAATGGTTGTTCCGGTGAGTGTTTCTGCTGCAAAGGTTGGGACCACTCGAACTGTTATACCGGTTGCAGAAAAGAGTAAAGGTAGCTGTGATGACGATGCCAAGTGGAAGTCGGCTAGTGGCAAAATTGATAGCAAAGATTGCTTTAGAACGAGTAATGAGGGCTCCATTGAATTGCAGTTGAATGGTGACAAGAGCATTCTCACGATTGAGGAAAATTCCACTGTCCGTATCGATACCCTTGTGGAGCAAGATGAAGATGGCTTTTTCAAGATTAAAACCAATATCCAAAAGGGATATATGGGTTTTAATGTCGAAAAGAAAAACAGGGTACATTTCTCTACTGGAACGGCAGCCGCTTCGATTCGTGGTACGAATGGAGCTATTGGCGGTAACCAGACGACTATGTTTGCCGGTCTTAAGAATGGTTTTTTGTGGGTGAGTGACACGCTTACAGGGGATTCTCTTGTTATCAGCGATGGTGAAACTGTAATTGGCAAAGGGCAGTTTGCTGTATTGAAACTCAAGTCCTCGGGAGATATTAATTTTGCAAAAATCCTGAATGAACTTATTGCGGATTCGACGTTGTCTTTGGAAGATCTGAAGGCCGCCGCTATTTCTGCCGATTCTGCTTATCAGGAATTGCTTGCGGCAAAGGCTTCTGCTCAGACTCCTGCTACAGAGGTCGAGGACGCTGCGTTGAAGGTGCCGCAAATAAAGTATTCCTCTTATGATTCTTTGCGCTGTGTAGCAAACGTTACGGTATCAGACGTTCAGAAAGGGACTGAAGTCCGTGTGTCTGCCGTGATGGACGGAACTCCGATTTCTGAGGTCAGCGTAAAGCGCAACATGCCGAAGCGCCTTGCACTTCGTAGCGGAGTTCATGAATATGAATTTGTTGTAGAAAACGATGCCGGCCGCAATAGCGTGAAAAAGACTTTGGGCTGCTATCCTATGAAGCCTTTCTCTGTCAAGGTTTTTGGCAAAAAGTATGAGTTTTTGCCGATCCCGCCAGCACCTCCGGGAGCAGAAGACGTCATTATGCAGACTTTGCATTTCCAGATTCGAGTGCCGGAATACGATCCGAGTTTCTTGAATAAAGTTACTGTCCGTCAGGATGGCAAGGTTATTTTGCAGGA
The DNA window shown above is from Fibrobacter sp. UWB16 and carries:
- a CDS encoding stress response translation initiation inhibitor YciH (involved in start site selection during the initiation of translation); the protein is MGIEERSTLVFASGVGRIKEEKPKASRPQGDGIVRITLKRLGGGKMASVVSGIPVDEDELKDLARALKQKCGVGGSVKDFNIEIQGDKRNVLKAELEKKGYTVKLAGG
- a CDS encoding FecR domain-containing protein, giving the protein MFKHLSLSCLLLAMVVPVSVSAAKVGTTRTVIPVAEKSKGSCDDDAKWKSASGKIDSKDCFRTSNEGSIELQLNGDKSILTIEENSTVRIDTLVEQDEDGFFKIKTNIQKGYMGFNVEKKNRVHFSTGTAAASIRGTNGAIGGNQTTMFAGLKNGFLWVSDTLTGDSLVISDGETVIGKGQFAVLKLKSSGDINFAKILNELIADSTLSLEDLKAAAISADSAYQELLAAKASAQTPATEVEDAALKVPQIKYSSYDSLRCVANVTVSDVQKGTEVRVSAVMDGTPISEVSVKRNMPKRLALRSGVHEYEFVVENDAGRNSVKKTLGCYPMKPFSVKVFGKKYEFLPIPPAPPGAEDVIMQTLHFQIRVPEYDPSFLNKVTVRQDGKVILQERLSQIQNLDYQIPVELKRNHKNRFDIEVIHKSGFAVKTTKVYEVGK